The segment AACTATCATCACAAACTACATACGCAGTCGGAGTGTTGATAATTGGTGCTGTGTTTACAGTTACTACCGCAGAACCTGTCTGGGCTTGTGAGCAGGCCGGAGCAGCTGCATCCTGAACACTCACTAAAGCATAAGTGTAAGTTCCTTGTGGTGTCGTTGGAACATTCACCGAAACGCTGTTTCCGCTTGTAGTTGAAACCGGCGGTTGCACTACTGTATTAATTGAATACGTGAAAGTATAAGGTGCGGTACCGTTTGCACCGGTAAATATAATTTGCGGCGACGGATCATTCAAACATACCGTTGTAGTTCCGAAAATTGTCGCAGTTGGTAATGGGTTTATAGTTACAGTTGCAATGCTGCTAACATTAATACATGGTGCAGTTCCGGTTAAAGTATAGGTAAAGGTTGAAGTGGTAACTCCAAGAGCTGGCACAAATGTTCCTGCAGCGGCATTGAAAGTTCCTCCTGTTCCTGTGGTTCTTGTCCAAGTTCCTCCGGCTTGTTCACCTGTAATTAAAGTATACAAATTAATAAGGGCAGCATTATTTTCACAAATGGTTGTCCCTCCATCAGTTCCCGCTATAGGTTGTGGATTAATGGTAATGGTAGCCAAACTGCTGTCATTGATACACGGGGCTGTTCCGATTAAAGTATACGTAAAAGTCGAAGTGGTTGCACCAACTGCAGGGGTATATGTTCCGGCTACTCCATTAAAAGTCCCTCCGGTTCCCGAAGTTTGTGTCCAAACTCCACCTGTTTGTTCTCCGCTTATTAAACTGAATAAATCTACAGCTGTTGTACTGGTTTCGCAGACAACTGTGCCTCCGTCAACACCGGCATTAGGTTGTGGATTTATGGTAACAGTAGCTAAACTTGTATCATTAATACATGGTGCTGTTCCGTTTACTGTATAAGTAAAAGTTGAAGTAGTAGCTCCGGCCGCAGGGGTATATGTTCCGGCTACTGCATTGAAAGTTCCTCCGGTTCCCGAAGTTTGTGTCCAAACTCCACCAGCCTGCTCACCAGTAATTAAACTGAATAAATTGATGGCTGTAACACTCGTATCACAAACAATAGTTCCACCATCAACACCCGCTGTAGGTTGTGCATTTATAGTTATTGTAGCCACACTACTGTCAGTTGTACAAGGAGCCGTTCCTGTTACAGTATAAGTAAATGTTGAACTAGTGGCTCCAACTACAGGTGTATAAGTTCCGGCAGCAGCATTAAAAGTCCCTCCGGTACCTGTTGTTCTTACCCACGTTCCACCAGCTGCTTCGCCAGTAATCAAACTAAATAAGTCTACGGCAACGGTGCTGTTTTCACAAACAGCAGTACCTCCGTCAACACCAGCTGTAGGTTGTGGGCTTATGGTTACTGTTCCCGAAACTGGTAATGATGAACAACCAAGTCCTGTTATAGAAACCGCATCAATAAAATTACCAACGGTTAAATCACCTGAACCCGAACTAATAGAAACGAAACGGATAGTATAGTTAGTGACACCATCATTTGGAAATATATAAGAAATAGTATTAAACACCCATGCGGCTGGTGTAGCAGAAAAGCTGCCTAAACTGGTATAAGGTCCACCAACTGGTCCTATTTGAACTTGTAAAACATCTGTTCCGGAAAAACGTCCTCTGTGCGCAAATGATATTATTGCAGTAGTCCCTGGAACAACCGTAAGGTTTTGGTAAAGTGTTGAAACTTGATTTGCATTTAATTCAACGAATTGTGTTCCGGAATATGAAGGTGTCGATTGAAAACCACTAGACCAAACTTCAATTATACCATCTGTTGCAGTTGTACGCCAACATGGAAAACTTGCTTGATTAACAAAAGCCATACCTCCAGATGGAACTCCCACTGGACTATCAAAGCCTGCATTACAAAACGAATTGGTCTGACTAATAACAACCGTATAAGTACCAGATGTGGTTGTAGTAAATGAAGCTACATTTCCCGGATTTGGAAAACCAGCAGGTACTGTCCATGCATAATTATAAGTTCCTGCAAGAGTTGGTGTTGCTGTTACTGTAGCTATCCCACTTGAACAAATTGCTGAACTATTCACAGTTACACCTATAAGAGGATTAACAATAATAGTAATATTCACAGGCGAAGCACATTGTCCTGGATTCGGCGTAAAAGTATAGGTCGTTGTAGTTGTATTATCTAATGCTGGAGACCAAGTCCCTGTAATACTGTTATTTGATGTTGTCGGTAATGCTGCTAATGTTACTCCACTACAAATTGGTGCAATAGGATTAAATGTCGGTGTGGTAAATGTAAGTACAGTAACTGTTGCTGAACCTGTTTGAGACTGACTACAAACAGGAGTGCCCGAAGTAGCAACACTTACCAAATTATAAGTGCTATTCATAGTCAACAATGGTGTCGTTATTGTCGCAGTTCCTGAACCATCCAAAAGAATTGTCTGATTTGGACCGCTGCCAACGGTATAAGTCACTGTTGCATTTGGTGTACCACTGAAAGTAATTACAGCCGATGTTCCTGAGCAAATAGTTGTTGTTCCTGATATTGTTGCTGTAGGCAACTGCGTAACCGCTACTGAAACCGTTTGATTTAAAGGTTGAGTACACAACGTATTTCCTGAACCATCAACTATTCTGACATTAGTCAACGTATAGGAACTGGCAAGTGTAGGTGATGTTGTAATTGTAAAAATCCCCGCAGCATTTAAAACAGCGGATTGAACCGGGCCGCTATCAACTGTATAACTGATATTGGCATTTGGCGTTCCGGTAAAAGTAACCGTAACCGGACTTCCAGTACAAATAGAAGTGTTGGAAATACTTACCGAGGCATTTGGCACTAAATTCACTACCAAATTAAAACAAACAATAGAATAACAACCCGCTATATTATCGGTAACCCTAGCACAAATCGTTTGCGGATTGGAAGTATTAGAATAGATGTTCGGTAAAGCATTAACACCATCATTTGCATCAGCTGTTGAAGTGTGATAAGTAATGGTATTACCTGTTGTATCTGAGTTTATCGAACTACTGAGGGCGCTAAGATCAAAAATCCCAACGTTTGGTGTGTTGCTACAGGTTAACACATCGGGAATGGCATTAGCCGAAGGTGGTGAAGGAAAAGCTCCTGTTCCTAAAGTTGCAGTTCCTGTCCACTGAATTTGAAATCCACCATCACCGATAGGTCTGTCAATAGCAATATAATAAGTTTGCCCCGGAGTTACCGTTAACCATCTAACATAACCATTCCCATCTGAACCCGGACCTGTTTGTGTAAGCAAAGTCGAGCCATTCATTCCGGTAAGATTATTGCTTAATCCTGCTTCAAACGGATTTGTTGTGGCACAACGTAACGGACTGCCTAAAGCACCACAAACACGATTAGGCCCATAGACCCAAAAATCATAATCTACATTTATATCCGGATCATCGGGAATCAAATTAAAACCTAGTGTTCCTGCTTGAACAATATTTACTTCAAGCCAAATCGAATTATTCTCAAATCCACCACATGAATTGATTTCCTGAACAGTCCCCGAACCGGTAGCATTAGAGGAAAAAGCTCCGTTACCGCAGACTATCAGCGCAGTAGCACAATCATTTGGTTCTTGTGCAAAAGCTAAATTTGACAAAAATAACAGAAAAAATACTTTAAAAACATTCTTCATTTAACCATCATATTTATTATGCATAATAGCCAATCTCAATTTTAATCGAGATTAGCTATTACCTACAATCATCACTTAATTAACTTAAACTTTAAACCTAATTTTTATCTAACAATGATTGCATTTTTTTTACTTTTCAATACTTTTTTTCACAATCAAAAACTCTGAACGTCTGTTTTGTGCATCTTGTTCCTGAGTACAATTGGTTCCGCATTTAACTTTTTGTTGCGAACTTCCAAATCCTTGTCCAGAAATACGTGCTGCTGTAATTCCTTTAGAAATTAAATACTGAACTGTTGATTGTGCTCTTTTTTCAGATAAATTTAAGTTATATGCCGCTGAACCTTTAGAATCTGTATGTGATCTTACAAAGATAACCATTGTAGGATAATCGTTCATTACTTTAATCAATTTATCTAATTCAACTGCACCTTGAGCTGTGATATTGCTCTTATCATATTCAAAATAAACCGGATTCAAAATCACTTCGGTGTCAGTTATGATTACAGTTGTTGGAACCAAAGCAACATCAACTACCGTTTCACCGGCTTTAGCAGGTTTCACTGCTGATGTGGCATTTTCGAAATTTTGTGCCGATACTTTTAGTCCATAACCTACATTACATTCGATATCGTAGCTTACTTTTCCTTGCGCATTGGTTTGTTTGGTTTCGATAACATTTCCTTTTGCATCTGATATAGAAACAGAAGCATTCGCTAAAACAGCATTGGTTTTACTGTTTGTAACAACAATAGTTGCTTCAGCTTTACAAACCGGCGTTGCTGCATAAATGGCATCTGAACCATTTCTGTTTGAAGAGAAATAACCAACATTAGCATTCTTATTGAAACTAAATGAAAAATCATCTTTTTCGGTATTTACCGGTTTGCCCAAATTTTGAGGCTTTTCAGCAGCATTAAGATTAATTCTGAATACATCAAAACCTCCCAATCCCTGATGACTCGTTGAAGCAAAATACAATGTATTATCTTCTGTGATAAAAGGGAAATTCTCTCTGTCTGCCGTGTTGACATTCGGACCTAAATTTTGTGGTTTTCCATAAGTACTGCCATCTATAGCCACTTTCCAAATGTCTGATTCACCTAAACC is part of the Flavobacterium sangjuense genome and harbors:
- a CDS encoding OmpA family protein, whose translation is MKKIYITISMFLLIAVGYGQNSATAKADKLFESYQYVAAIEEYLKLAENKSANEYVYTQLAESYYNVFDSQNASKWYAKAVKGKVAAETYYRYAQTLKILGNYQEANKQMDVFAKMMPKDERAKEHLANPNYIPSLTNNAKLFDVTDTNIKNKGQSDFGALLTNDNKFYFASTRNSSNKTDKWIDQPYLDIYQSNRDSNGSFSEPSPVRELNTPFHDGPLTISADGNTMFFARDGHSEGQYEKSKKSNIKVGQQGIYKATKVDGKWSNIEALPFNSTSYSVTNPSLSKDGATLYFASNMPGGLGESDIWKVAIDGSTYGKPQNLGPNVNTADRENFPFITEDNTLYFASTSHQGLGGFDVFRINLNAAEKPQNLGKPVNTEKDDFSFSFNKNANVGYFSSNRNGSDAIYAATPVCKAEATIVVTNSKTNAVLANASVSISDAKGNVIETKQTNAQGKVSYDIECNVGYGLKVSAQNFENATSAVKPAKAGETVVDVALVPTTVIITDTEVILNPVYFEYDKSNITAQGAVELDKLIKVMNDYPTMVIFVRSHTDSKGSAAYNLNLSEKRAQSTVQYLISKGITAARISGQGFGSSQQKVKCGTNCTQEQDAQNRRSEFLIVKKSIEK